A window from Pseudomonas kribbensis encodes these proteins:
- a CDS encoding pseudouridine synthase encodes MSSTPTFSAAQNQASTLYLPPGDWRTVFDCLCDHFSAIGRDQWLDRIARGRVLDGEGQPIALDLPYKEGLRIHYFREVPDEKPIPVVESILYADEHLVVADKPHFLPVTPAGEYVEQTLLRRLIRRLDNPHLVPLHRIDRHTAGLVIFSANPQTRSAYQSLFPTRQIEKRYEAIAAALPGLDFPLVHKSRMVDGEPFFRMQEGPGVSNTETAVEVRERNGDLWRYGLYPVTGKKHQLRVHMTALGASICNDPFYPEVLKDVEDDYTKPLKLLAQGLRFIDPVRGQVRDFESRITLDW; translated from the coding sequence ATGTCCAGCACACCAACATTTTCTGCCGCACAGAATCAGGCCAGTACGCTTTACCTGCCCCCGGGCGACTGGCGGACGGTGTTCGATTGTCTGTGTGATCACTTCAGTGCCATCGGACGCGATCAGTGGCTGGACCGGATTGCCCGAGGCCGTGTGCTGGATGGCGAAGGCCAGCCGATTGCGCTGGACCTGCCCTACAAGGAAGGCCTGCGCATCCATTACTTTCGCGAAGTGCCGGATGAAAAGCCGATTCCGGTGGTCGAGTCGATTCTCTACGCGGACGAACATCTGGTCGTCGCAGACAAACCCCATTTCCTGCCGGTAACGCCAGCGGGGGAGTATGTGGAACAGACGCTGCTGCGCCGGTTGATTCGTCGTCTGGATAACCCGCACCTGGTGCCGCTGCACCGAATCGACCGGCACACCGCCGGGTTGGTGATTTTTTCGGCCAATCCGCAGACACGTTCGGCGTATCAGTCATTGTTCCCGACACGGCAAATCGAAAAACGTTACGAAGCGATCGCTGCTGCATTGCCGGGGCTGGATTTTCCGTTGGTGCACAAGAGCCGTATGGTCGATGGCGAGCCTTTTTTTCGCATGCAGGAAGGTCCCGGTGTCAGCAACACCGAAACGGCAGTGGAAGTACGGGAACGGAACGGCGACCTCTGGCGTTACGGTCTTTATCCGGTGACCGGCAAGAAACATCAGTTGCGGGTGCACATGACGGCATTGGGTGCGAGCATCTGCAACGATCCGTTCTATCCCGAGGTGTTGAAGGACGTCGAGGACGATTACACCAAACCGCTCAAGCTGCTGGCGCAGGGTTTGCGGTTTATCGATCCAGTGAGGGGGCAGGTGCGTGATTTTGAAAGCCGGATCACGCTGGACTGGTGA
- a CDS encoding transcriptional regulator: MVNVEQLKSSVNRMSVDVVHDAVRELRLDGLVTEGKTPFNKLHFNTCFAEIEALFQRAGYHKQLDVVGYQGLLYALYDPGRWEAVDVLRWLKEFTEAAALKSIPA, encoded by the coding sequence GTGGTCAATGTCGAACAGTTGAAAAGCAGCGTGAACCGGATGTCGGTTGATGTGGTGCACGACGCCGTCCGCGAATTGCGTCTGGACGGTCTGGTCACGGAGGGCAAGACGCCTTTCAACAAGCTGCATTTCAATACCTGTTTTGCTGAGATCGAGGCGTTGTTCCAGCGCGCCGGCTATCACAAGCAACTGGATGTGGTGGGTTATCAGGGATTGTTATACGCCTTGTACGACCCGGGTCGCTGGGAGGCTGTCGATGTACTGCGCTGGCTGAAGGAGTTCACCGAGGCGGCGGCACTCAAATCGATCCCCGCCTGA
- a CDS encoding glutaredoxin family protein, which translates to MLPECQLFGTLGCHLCEVAEAELMPFVEHGLLVELVDIADDESWFEAYSLRIPVLRRTDTGAELGWPFSADQVVAFLR; encoded by the coding sequence ATGCTTCCTGAATGCCAGTTGTTCGGCACCCTGGGGTGCCATCTGTGTGAAGTCGCTGAAGCCGAGCTGATGCCGTTCGTCGAGCATGGACTGCTGGTGGAACTGGTGGACATTGCCGACGACGAGTCCTGGTTCGAGGCCTACAGCCTGCGGATTCCTGTGCTGCGCAGGACTGATACTGGGGCCGAGTTGGGCTGGCCGTTCAGCGCCGATCAGGTTGTGGCATTCCTGCGTTAG
- a CDS encoding cation:proton antiporter, with amino-acid sequence MFANLLIILASSLVMIALFRRLRLPPVLGYLCVGLMVGPKAFDWINESEHLPDLAELGVVFLLFSLGLEFSLSKMIALRQVVFRLGSQQVLVSTALLGSVLMLLGMPLTPALLLGAGLSLSSTAIVTKELGSLGEIFSSHGQNAVGVLLFQDVVAVLLLTLVPVFAGSSDQAWYWALPLTLLKTVVLFIGLLLASRWLLPRLFQEVAASRSAELFVLLALVIVLLTAWLTHLLGLSPALGAFLAGMLLGESHYRHQIEADIRPFRDILLGLFFVSIGMLIDLQLFASHSLLILAMTLGLLVIKGSVVALLVKWRGSDNETAWRSGLALAQGGEFCFALMAQMQQNRLMPADLGALLLAATFCSMLLTPLMLRAAPRIAAALHRKPNQEAQIEEISALNAGLDQHVVICGYGRVGQSIGRFMRNAGQPYIALDNDPVRIQEAATVERDAHYGDSARGDLLTAVGLLRARLLVIAVDKSDVALRVLKEARQLNPKVPILVRTRDDSQWAELKAAGASEVVPELLESSLMLASHALILLGLPAHQVQEKVDRVRIDRYRLLHGFYPGAEDEET; translated from the coding sequence GTGTTTGCCAATCTGTTGATCATTCTTGCTTCGTCCCTGGTGATGATTGCCCTGTTTCGCCGCCTGCGCCTGCCACCGGTGCTGGGCTATCTGTGCGTCGGGCTGATGGTTGGGCCGAAGGCGTTCGACTGGATCAACGAGAGCGAGCATCTGCCGGACCTTGCCGAGCTGGGCGTGGTGTTTCTGCTGTTTTCCCTGGGGCTGGAATTCTCCCTGTCGAAAATGATTGCCCTGCGCCAGGTGGTTTTTCGTCTGGGCAGCCAACAGGTGCTAGTCAGCACAGCGCTGCTGGGAAGTGTGCTGATGCTGCTGGGCATGCCCCTCACCCCGGCGCTGCTGCTCGGCGCGGGGCTTTCACTTTCGTCGACGGCGATCGTCACCAAGGAACTGGGAAGTCTCGGTGAAATCTTCAGCAGCCATGGGCAGAATGCCGTCGGGGTCCTGCTGTTTCAGGATGTGGTGGCCGTGTTGTTGCTGACGCTGGTGCCCGTTTTCGCCGGTAGCAGCGATCAGGCCTGGTACTGGGCGTTGCCACTGACGCTGCTCAAGACTGTCGTGCTCTTCATTGGCTTGCTGCTGGCCAGTCGCTGGCTGTTGCCGCGCCTGTTTCAGGAGGTGGCGGCATCGCGCTCGGCCGAGCTGTTCGTGCTATTGGCGCTGGTGATCGTGTTGCTCACGGCGTGGCTGACTCACCTGCTTGGCCTCTCCCCTGCCCTCGGCGCCTTCCTGGCCGGCATGCTGCTGGGGGAAAGTCATTATCGGCATCAGATCGAGGCCGATATCCGGCCGTTCCGCGACATCCTGCTCGGCCTGTTCTTCGTCAGCATCGGCATGCTGATCGACCTGCAATTGTTTGCCAGCCACAGCCTGTTGATTCTCGCCATGACCCTGGGTTTGCTGGTGATCAAGGGCTCAGTGGTGGCGCTGCTGGTGAAATGGCGTGGCAGCGACAATGAAACAGCTTGGCGCAGCGGCCTGGCCCTGGCTCAGGGCGGCGAGTTCTGTTTCGCCCTGATGGCGCAGATGCAGCAGAACCGGTTGATGCCCGCCGATCTCGGCGCCCTGCTCCTCGCTGCGACGTTCTGCTCGATGCTGCTTACGCCGCTGATGCTACGGGCGGCTCCACGCATCGCCGCCGCCCTGCACCGCAAACCCAATCAGGAAGCGCAGATCGAGGAAATCAGCGCCCTCAATGCCGGCCTCGACCAGCATGTGGTGATCTGCGGCTACGGGCGTGTCGGTCAGTCGATCGGACGCTTCATGCGCAATGCCGGGCAACCTTACATCGCCCTGGACAACGACCCCGTACGTATTCAGGAGGCAGCCACCGTCGAACGCGACGCGCATTACGGCGACTCTGCGCGTGGCGACCTGCTGACTGCGGTCGGTTTGCTGCGCGCAAGGCTGCTGGTGATTGCCGTGGATAAAAGCGATGTGGCGTTGCGGGTGCTCAAGGAGGCCCGGCAACTCAATCCGAAGGTGCCGATTCTCGTGCGCACCCGCGACGACAGCCAGTGGGCCGAACTGAAAGCCGCCGGCGCCAGCGAAGTGGTGCCGGAGCTGCTGGAATCAAGCCTGATGCTTGCCTCTCACGCCTTGATTCTGCTCGGTCTGCCGGCACACCAGGTG